The genomic region AGCGAATGGGTGAGCACCTTGGGAGTTATCCGACCCAGCGGTACGCGCAGCTCGGAAAACCGGCGGGGCCCGTCTTCGAGGCAGCGGATGATGAGTGCCGCCCACTTGTCGCCGAAGCGGACCGGGTTGAGCGCGGACGGGCACAGCTCGTCGAACATGTCGGCGCGCAGGGGCTCCCTCATGGCGTCACGATAGCCGGACAGTCGGTATCCCCGTGGTAACTTCCGCCCCCGATACCGTCCGAACCGGCCGGCGCGAAGGCATCGGATCTGGGGAGAGGCGGTTGTCGTGAATATTGTGGTGTTCGGCGCGGGCGGGCGGGCGGGGCGACAGGCTCTCGCCGAGGCGCGTCGGCGCGGCCACGGGGTGACTGCCGTGGTGCGCGCCCCCGCACGTCACGGCGATGTGCTGGCTGGTAGCCGGGTGATGGTGGGTGACGTCACGGATGCGGTAGATGTCCAGCATGCGGCGGCCGGGCAGGACGCGGCGATCAGCGCCGCGGTGGATCTGGCCGTTCCGGCCCACGACTTCTTCACCTCATCATCTCGGGCCCTGGCCACCGGGCTGGCGAAGGCAGGTGTGCGCCGTCTGGTGGTCGTCGGCGTCTCCTCGATCCTGCCGGGGGCGTCCGGTGCTCCTTTGATGGATGAGCCCGGCTTTCCGGACGAGTACCGTTCCTTCTGCCTCGGGCATGCCGCGGGCCTCGACGTGCTTCGGGCCTGCGAGCTCGATTGGGTGTACGTCGCTCCCGCCGGGGATTTCGACCACGATGGAGCGCGCACCGGTCGGTACCGGATTGCCGAACACGGCGACTCGGCCAGTCGGATCGGGTACGCGGACTTCGCGATAGCACTGCTCGATGAGATCGAGGAACCGCGCCGACATCACTGCACCGTCAGTGTCGAGTAGGCAGGTTTTCCCGTCGGGGCCGCGCTCAGCTTTCGGTGCGCAGCCAGTGGGCCGCGTAGGCGTCGACGTCCAGGCGCAGGCTGCCGTCCTCGTCCACGGTTCGGACGGCGCCGGCCTGCTCGCCGAGCAGCTCGACGAACCGGGCGCCCGCGCCGACCTCCGGGAGCCTGAGCGTGACGCTCGCCGACGCGGCGGCGAAGTTGTGCAGGGTGAGGACGGCACGTCCGTCGTGCTCCGTCCAGTGCGCCAGCACGGACGCGGTGTCGTGGTCGACGGTCACGCCGGCACCCCAGGCCAGCTCGGGACACTGCCGGTAGCGGCGCACCAGCGCGGCCACCCAGGAGAACAGCGAGGTGGGATCGTGGCGCTGGGCCGCCACGTTCACCTTGGCCGGGCCGTACTCGCCCTGGACGACGGGGGCGGGCAGGCGGTCCGCCTCCGCGTCCGGGTCCACGGTCGAGAAGCCGCCGTTCGGGCCGTCGGACCACTGCATCGGCACCCGGACCGCCTCCCGGCCGGGGATGTCGAGGTTCTCGCCCATCCCGATCTCCTCGCCGTAGAAGAGCGTCGGCGTGCCGGGCAGGGCGAACAGCAGGCTGTAGACCATGCGGATGCGGGCGGGGTCGCCGTCGAGCATCGGGGGCAGGCGCCGGCGCAGACCTCGGCCGTAGAGCTGCATCTCCTCGCGCGGGCCGAAGGCGGCGAACACCTCCTGGCGCTCGCCGTCGTCGAGCTTGTCCAGGGTGAGCTCGTCGTGGTTGCGGACGAACGTCGCCCAGTGACAGTCCTTCGGCGCGGCCGGCCGGTCGCGCAGCGCCTCGAGCAGCGGTGTCGCGTCGCGGCGGGCCAGCGCCAGGTAGAGCCGCTGCATGCCGGGGAAGTCGAAGCACATCGTCAGCTCGTCGCCGTCCTCGTCACCGAAGAACCGGCGGGTGTCGTCGTAGGGCAGGTTCACCTCGCCGAGCAGGACGACCTCCCCGTCGCGGCGGGAGACGAACGCGCGCAGATCGCGCAGGTACTCGTGCGGGTCGGGCAGGTCCGCGGCGTCGGCGGCGCCGTCGGTCTCCAGCAGGAACGGCACCGCGTCCACCCGGAAACCGGACAGGCCGAGCGCGATCCAGAAGCCCATGATCCGGGCGATCTCGTCGCGCACCGCGGGGTTCGCCACGTCCAGGTCGGGCTGGTGCTTGTAGAAGCGGTGCAGGTAGTACTGGCCGGCGGCGTCGTCGTACTGCCAGACGCTGTCCTCCTGATCGGGAAAGACGACGTCGGACGGGCCGTCGGCCGGGGGCTCGTCCCGCCAGACGTAGTAGCCGCGGTACGGGGAGTCCCGGCTGCTGCGGGCGCTGACGAACCACGGGTGCTGGTCGGAGGTGTGGTTGACGACCAGGTCGGCGATCACCCGGATGCCCCGGTCGCGGGCCACCAGGAGGAACTCCACCAGGTCGCCGTGGGTGCCCAGCCGGGGGTCGACGCCGTAGAAGTCGGTGATGTCGTAGCCGTCGTCCCGGTCGGGCGTCGGGTAGAAGGGCATCAGCCAGATGCAGGTGACCCCGAGTTCGTGCAGGTAGTCGACCCGTTGGGTGAGACCGCGGAAGTCGCCGCAGCCGTCACCGTTGCCGTCGGCGAAGGTCTCCACGTCCAGGCAGTAGATGACGGCGTTCTTCCACCACAGGTCGGCGGTCCGGCTTAGTCGCATTTCGCGGTACTGCCCCGCGATCAGCGGTGTATCCCCTTCGAGAGAATCTTGTTTCCGCGCCGACCGGCGTGCTGGTCTCCCGGTTACTCGTGCCGGGCATACCGTCCCCTCGACGAGGACGCCACGTCTTTCCTGGTGGCGCGGGCAGGCGCTGAGCCGGTTTCGACCTGGAGGCGGTGTGCGAGCAGGCGGTGTGCGAACAAGGCCCTTGCGGGAGCAGGTGGTTGTCGTGGTCGGAGCGTCCAGCGGGATCGGGCGTGCGACCGCACTCGCCTTCGCGCAACGCGGCGCACGGGTGGTGTGCGCGGCGCGCGGCGAGGAGGCGCTGCACGCCCTGGTCGGCGAGATCAGCGGGGAGGTCGGGGCGGGCCGGGCCTTCGCCGTGCCCACGGACGTCGCGGACCCGGCCGCGGTTCGGGAGCTCGCTGCGAGCGCCGAGCGGCGCCTCGGCCGCATCGACACCTGGGTGAACGCCGCGGCCGTCAGCGTTCTGGGGCGGGTCGAGGACGTCACCGACGCGGAGTTCGACCGGGTCCTGCGGATCAACCTGCTCGGCCAGGTGCACGGGGCGAAGGCGGCACTACCGGCCCTGCGGCGGGCCGGTGGCGGCGTGCTCATCGGAGTCTCCTCCGTCGAGGGCATCCGCGCGATGCCCCTGCACAGCGCCTACGCGGCGAGCAAGTGGGGGTTGCGGGGCTTCTACGACAGCCTGCGGGTGGAACTCGCCCAGGAGGGTGTCCCGATCGCGGTGACCACCGTGCTGCCGCCGTCCGTCGACACCCCCTTCTTCGCCCATGCCCGCAGCCGCATCGGCGGGCGTCCCAAGCCCCCGCCGCCGGTCTACGCGGCCGACGTCGTCGCCGCTGCGATCGTGCGGGCGGCCGTGCGACCCAGCCGGGAGGTGCTCGTCGGCGGCACCGCCGTCGCCGCCGCCATCGCCGCCCGGGTGTCCCCGGCGCTGGTCGACGCGCTGCTCTCGCTGCGCCGGGCAGGGATCGAGACGCTGCGCGAGGACCGGCCGGGCGAGCCGGGCGACATCGTCGACGCGCCCGAGGCCGGTCCAGGCCGGGTCGATGGTGACTACCCCGGCCGGGTGCTGCGGCACAGTCCGCTCACCTCACTGCTCGGCGTGGGCCGGCGTCCGGTCGAGCTGCTGACCGCGGCCGTCGGCCGGCTGCACCGCTCGACGCCGCCCGGCACCGCTCACCTGGCGGCGCGCGGTGCCGCGGGAGGACCGCCGCCGCCGTCGCCGTCGGGGATGACCATGCCGGCCGACACACCGCTGCGCAGGTGGCGCGGCACCGGCTCGGTGATGCGCTCACCGGGCAGGACGACCGGGGTAGCGGGCGGGTAGGGGGTGAGCTGCTCGGCCGCTCGCGGCGTTACCCGAGTACACCGGTCGCGCCGTCGGTCAGTTCCCGGGCGACGTCGGCGTGGCCGGTGTGCCGGGCTGAGCCCGATCGCCGTGCCCTTTTCGCGCCCATCGTCGCCGGCCAGAAGTTGTCGGACCCTCGCCGTAGTCTCGCCGCGAGCGAGGGAGGGCGGATGACACGGAACGAGGGTGGCGCGGCGGCGGCGACGGCCGCCGGTGCGGGCTTCGAGCGGGTCTGGCGGGTGCCGGAGGGGCAGGTGGCGTCCGGACGGATCCCGGGGTATGTCGGCGCGCTGCGGATCGGTGGGCGGGTCGAGGTGCGCGCGGGTGGGCGGATGGCGCTCGGGCCGGCGAGCGCGCCGATGACGGCGGACACGCGGTTCCGGCTCGCCTCGCTCACCAAGCTGACGGCGGGGGTGCTCGTGCTCGGCCTCGAGCACGACGGGCTGCTCGGGCTCGACGATCCGGTGGCCCGCTGGCTGCCGGAGGCGGCGGCCCCGCGGGTGCTGGTCGCCCCGGACGCGCCGCTCGACCGCACCGTCGAGGCGCGCCGGCCGATCACCGTCCGGCACCTGCTGACCCTGACCTGCGGCTGGGGCGCGGTGCTGGAGCAGACCCCGCTACAGGCGGAGATGCTGCGGCGCGGGGTCTTCCCCGGCCCGTTGACGCCGCGGATGTCCGCCGACGAGTTCGTCGCCAGGGTCGCCGGGCTGCCGCTGGCATTCCAGCCGGGCGAGGGCTGGTTGTACGACACCGGCATCGACCTGCTCGGTGTGCTGCTCGCCCGCTGCGCCGGGCGCCCCCTGTCCGAGCTGGTCGCCGAGCGGATCACCGGCCCGCTCGCCATGGCGTCCACCGGGTTCTGGGAGCCGGATCCGAGCCGGCTCGCGACGGCCTACCAGCCCGGGCCGGACGGGCTGGCGGTGCTGGACGCGCCCGACGGCGCGTTCGCCCGTCCGCCCGCGTTCGAGGAGCTCAGCTCCGGGCTGGTGTCCACCGCGCCCGACGTCCTGCGGTTGCTGTGCGCGCTTGCGGACGGTGGCGACCCGGTGCTGCCGGTCGGCGCGGTGGCGCGGATGACCGCCGACGCGCTGACCGACGCCCAGCGCGACCAGGCCCGGCCGATCGTCGGCCCCGGCGGGTCGTGGGGCCTGGGCACCGGCGTGGACGTCGAACCCGCCGAGCCGTGGATGACCCCCGGGCGCTGGGGCTGGGACGGCGGGACGGGAACCACCGGCCACGTCGACCCGACCCGCGGCGCCGTCGGCGTCCTGCTCACCCAGCGGGCGATGACCGGCCCGCTGGACGGCTTCGGCGAGTTCTGGACGGCGGTCGCCGCCACCCGATGACGCCGCCGGGCGGGCCGCCTCGTGCAGCAGGACGGCGGCCTCCAACGCGGCCAGAACCAGCCTCACCGAGCCGGGAAGCGGGAGGAACGGCACCAGGAGAGTCAGCATCCGGATGAGGCGATGCACCCGTCCTGCCCGGGGCGGCCGGCCGCCCGTGTTCCGCATCCGCTCGACTCTTGTGAACGATGGCCTGGTCATGGCGCCTCCGGCGGGAATAGACGATTCCTTTGTTGACCCTTCGATTGGTAGCACCGGGAGAGATCGGCGGAATGCGCGTTGTGCGCCTGTGTGCGCGCAGGACGATGCGCGACCTATTTTTTGCGCGAGCGGCGCGCAATCTGCTGGCGGCCTGATTCCGGGCGGCCGCCGGCCGCTCTATGATCTGCCCAGTCCGTGCGCGATGTGAGGCGAGCGCGTCCGGCGGACATGCGGGGGGTGACCGTGGCCAGACAGCATCCGGCCAGGTGCGGGCGGGACATCCGGTCGCGGCTGGCGAAGGCGGGTATAGGCGTGCCGGAGACGGCGGACGCTGTGCATCGTCATTGCGGCGTGAGCCGGTTGCGGGCCTACCGGCTGGCATATGGCTGGACGCAGGAGGAACTCGTCCGACGGATCCGCCAGTACGAGACCGAGGCAGGGCGCGGCGATCCGCCGCTTGGGCATCAACGGATATCGAGGTGGGAACGCGGCGAGCGGCCGTCGCCCCGGTATCTCGACGCGCTCTGCGCCGTGCTGCGCACGCGCCCGGACCGGCTCGGATTCGGGCTGGACGGGTCCGCCCAGGACGTCGCCCCCGTCTTGGCCGAGACGGGCTGGACAGACTCGATCGTGCCGGTTCAGGTCCGATCCGGGCACCCCGCGGGGCCCACCGCGCCGCCACCGGCCGCGGCCGTGCTGGCGCGTGCGGGGGAGCTTCGGGACGTCCTGGATCGGTCGCTGTGGGTCGAGGTGCCGGCCGAGCAGGTCGACCGTCTCGACGAGGTGGTGCGGGACCAGGGCTTCCGGTACCGCACGCAGCCGGTGATCGGGATGATCGGTGACCTGTCCGTCGACCTGGCCGAGGTCGGCCGGCTGCTGGGCCGGCGCCAGCCGCTTTACCAGCAGCGCAGGCTGCGCGGCGTCGCCGCGAAGGTGGCCGGCATCACCGCCCTGTCGTTCTCCGACCTGGGTCACCGGGTCGAGATGCGCGGCTGGTTCGAGACGGCGTACCGCAACGCGAGCGAGCATGGCGCCGCCGAGCTGCTCGCCTGGGTGGTGGCGAAACGGGCCAAGGCCGAGCTGGAGAACGGCGCATCCGCCCAGCTCGTGCTCACGATCGCCGCGCGGGCGGAGGCACTGGCCGGGCGCTCACCGAGCGCCGGAAAGCTGATCGCCGTGACGATGCAGGCCCGGGCTTTGGGCGTGCAGAAGAAGCTGCCCGAGGTGCTGCGGCGAGCCCGGCAGGCACTGGACCTGTTCGACCGACTCGACCCGGAGTCCACCAGCAGCAGCGTGCTGGCGATGAGCGAGCAGCAGCTCCACCTCTACATAGCCGACGCGCTGCTCGCCGCCGGCGAC from Frankia alni ACN14a harbors:
- a CDS encoding NAD(P)-dependent oxidoreductase, producing the protein MNIVVFGAGGRAGRQALAEARRRGHGVTAVVRAPARHGDVLAGSRVMVGDVTDAVDVQHAAAGQDAAISAAVDLAVPAHDFFTSSSRALATGLAKAGVRRLVVVGVSSILPGASGAPLMDEPGFPDEYRSFCLGHAAGLDVLRACELDWVYVAPAGDFDHDGARTGRYRIAEHGDSASRIGYADFAIALLDEIEEPRRHHCTVSVE
- a CDS encoding alpha-amylase family protein encodes the protein MRLSRTADLWWKNAVIYCLDVETFADGNGDGCGDFRGLTQRVDYLHELGVTCIWLMPFYPTPDRDDGYDITDFYGVDPRLGTHGDLVEFLLVARDRGIRVIADLVVNHTSDQHPWFVSARSSRDSPYRGYYVWRDEPPADGPSDVVFPDQEDSVWQYDDAAGQYYLHRFYKHQPDLDVANPAVRDEIARIMGFWIALGLSGFRVDAVPFLLETDGAADAADLPDPHEYLRDLRAFVSRRDGEVVLLGEVNLPYDDTRRFFGDEDGDELTMCFDFPGMQRLYLALARRDATPLLEALRDRPAAPKDCHWATFVRNHDELTLDKLDDGERQEVFAAFGPREEMQLYGRGLRRRLPPMLDGDPARIRMVYSLLFALPGTPTLFYGEEIGMGENLDIPGREAVRVPMQWSDGPNGGFSTVDPDAEADRLPAPVVQGEYGPAKVNVAAQRHDPTSLFSWVAALVRRYRQCPELAWGAGVTVDHDTASVLAHWTEHDGRAVLTLHNFAAASASVTLRLPEVGAGARFVELLGEQAGAVRTVDEDGSLRLDVDAYAAHWLRTES
- a CDS encoding serine hydrolase domain-containing protein produces the protein MTRNEGGAAAATAAGAGFERVWRVPEGQVASGRIPGYVGALRIGGRVEVRAGGRMALGPASAPMTADTRFRLASLTKLTAGVLVLGLEHDGLLGLDDPVARWLPEAAAPRVLVAPDAPLDRTVEARRPITVRHLLTLTCGWGAVLEQTPLQAEMLRRGVFPGPLTPRMSADEFVARVAGLPLAFQPGEGWLYDTGIDLLGVLLARCAGRPLSELVAERITGPLAMASTGFWEPDPSRLATAYQPGPDGLAVLDAPDGAFARPPAFEELSSGLVSTAPDVLRLLCALADGGDPVLPVGAVARMTADALTDAQRDQARPIVGPGGSWGLGTGVDVEPAEPWMTPGRWGWDGGTGTTGHVDPTRGAVGVLLTQRAMTGPLDGFGEFWTAVAATR
- a CDS encoding helix-turn-helix domain-containing protein encodes the protein MSRLRAYRLAYGWTQEELVRRIRQYETEAGRGDPPLGHQRISRWERGERPSPRYLDALCAVLRTRPDRLGFGLDGSAQDVAPVLAETGWTDSIVPVQVRSGHPAGPTAPPPAAAVLARAGELRDVLDRSLWVEVPAEQVDRLDEVVRDQGFRYRTQPVIGMIGDLSVDLAEVGRLLGRRQPLYQQRRLRGVAAKVAGITALSFSDLGHRVEMRGWFETAYRNASEHGAAELLAWVVAKRAKAELENGASAQLVLTIAARAEALAGRSPSAGKLIAVTMQARALGVQKKLPEVLRRARQALDLFDRLDPESTSSSVLAMSEQQLHLYIADALLAAGDWRRSLPHFDRAVRLFPPGEPRDPVLTRINQAGALILGQQVDTGCEQIIRELTGIAEHWRSPLVLRWAADGLRRVPERHRGQSAVRELRDLIATLTSIGSAGSVATIGW